A stretch of Colletotrichum lupini chromosome 2, complete sequence DNA encodes these proteins:
- a CDS encoding ornithine aminotransferase, with protein sequence MEIASLSLGHGALSSAVRIGPSSRHSVTLRILHAPLQSHVVGYSAYMYAVSRVVDKWLHSQMPVIGLAAFLIPRSSFSQLLSPPRPHWQEALGSACHLPPFPQTTTRGNTKQPRPVPYSITRFLPQRKASKKPPVTERTAFSYVRATPPLSLSPGAIVWFQVKNPSCPSRLLCLSCLYQPGRPTTYVLPTRIVRLRPCLDPVHVAAAAAAFPRPPGFLSRMAGLAAREGITTQDPAICPSFPSSSFDVLLLSTLHLLAHEPYLNGHFQLILFSNTHTTHLIHTALSLSLTKSIQRKSGNMAPHANGGTPQSNGGVESRYHASSTQAAIKSEEELAAHNYHPLPVVFSKASGVHVWDPEGKQYLDFLSAYSAVNQGHCHPELVKALTEQASRLTLSSRAFYNDVFPKWAEKIQQVFGYDMVLPMNTGAEAVETAIKIARKWAYKVKGVEQGKALVFSVNDNFHGRTMTAISLSVDPESRDNYGPYVPNIGALNPSTGKAIRYNNVEDIEAVFEAHGKDTAAIIIEPIQGEAGVVVPDDDYLKRVNDLCKKHNVLFICDEIQTGIGRTGRMLCSQWAGIKPDMITLGKAISGGLYPVSCVLSSKEIMLVVEPGTHGSTYGGNPLGCAVSIRALEIMEEEDLTAKAEKLGNIFREGIRAFNSPIVELVRGKGLLNAVVIDESATAGRTAWDLCLLLKEKGLLAKPTHGNIIRFAPPLVITETELRKAINIIGEALKELPTVEKAAHH encoded by the exons ATGGAAATAGCGTCTTTGTCATTGGGCCACGGAGCCCTTTCCTCTGCCGTCCGCATCGGCCCCAGTAGCAGGCACTCTGTCACTCTGCGTATTCTCCACGCACCAC TCCAATCGCACGTCGTTGGATATAGTGCCTACATGTATGCGGTTTCTCGAGTTGTCGACAAATGGTTACACT CACAGATGCCCGTTATCGGCCTCGCTGCATTCCTCATTCCTCGTTCCAGCTTCTCGCAGTTGTTGTCTCCCCCCCGGCCGCATTGGCAAGAGGCTCTCGGCTCGGCTTG TCATCTGCCCCCCTTCCCCCAGACTACAACCCGCGGCAACACCAAGCAACCGCGTCCTGTTCCATATTCCATTACGAGATTCTTACCCCAGAGAAAAGCATCAAAGAAACCACCGGTGACCGAGCGCACTGCTTTTTCCTACGTCCGCGCCACCCctcccctctctctctcccccgGGGCCAT AGTTTGGTTCCAGGTCAAG AACCCGTCATGCCCGTCTCGTCTGCTTTGTCTTTCGTGCTTGTACCAGCCCGGCAGGCCTACTACCTATGTACTTCCTACTCGTATCGTCCGCCTCCGGCCATGTTTGGACCCGGTCCAtgttgccgccgccgccgccgctttcCCACGACCACCTGGTTTCCTG TCAAGGATGGCCGGGCTTGCTGCCAGGGAGGGTATAACTACCCAAGACCCCGCGATTTGCCCCTCGTTCCCGTCCTCTTCCTTTGACGTTCTCCTCCTCTCAACTCTCCATCTTCTTGCCCACGAACCATACTTGAACGGCCACTT CCAATTGATCCTTTTTTCGAATACCCATACCACTCATCTCATCCACactgctctctctctctctctcaccaaGTCCATCCAACGTAAATCAGGCAACATGGCCCCCCACGCAAACGGCGGCACCCCTCAGTCCAATGGCGGAGTGGAGTCGAGATACCACGCCTCTTCCACCCAGGCCGCAATCAAGTCCGAGGAGGAGCTCGCCGCCCACAACTACCACCCGCTACCCGTCGTCTTCTCCAAGGCCAGCGGCGTCCACGTCTGGGATCCCGAGGGCAAGCAGTACCTCGATTTCCTCTCCGCCTACAGCGCCGTCAACCAAGGCCACTGCCACCCCGAGCTGGTCAAGGCCCTGACCGAGCAGGCCAGCAGACTGACTCTCAGCTCGAGAGCCTTCTACAACGATGTCTTCCCCAAGTGGGCCGAGAAGATCCAGCAGGTCTTTGGCTACGACATGGTTTTGCCCATGAACACGGGCGCCGAGGCCGTCGAGACCGCAATCAAGATTGCGCGCAAGTGGGCGTACAAGGTCAAGGGCGTTGAGCAGGGCAAGGCTCTGGTCTTCTCCGTCAACGACAATTTCCACGGCCGAACA ATGACTGCCATCTCTCTGTCAGTCGACCCCGAATCGAGGGACAACTACGGCCCCTATGTCCCCAACATCGGCGCCCTGAACCCTTCCACGGGCAAGGCCATTCGCTACAACAACGTCGAGGATATCGAGGCGGTCTTCGAGGCGCACGGCAAGGACACTGCTGCCATCATCATCGAGCCGATCCAGGGCGAGGCTGGTGTCGTCGTCCCCGACGACGACTACCTGAAGAGAGTGAATGACCTTTGCAAGAAGCACAACGTCCTCTTCATCTGCGACGAGATCCAGACTGGTATCGGCCGCACCGGGCGCATGTTGTGCTCCCAGTGGGCCGGCATCAAGCCCGATATGATCACCCTGGGCAAGGCCATCTCTGGCGGTCTGTACCCCGTCAGCTGCGTCCTGTCGAGCAAGGAGATCATGCTTGTCGTTGAGCCCGGCACCCACGGTTCCACCTACGGCGGTAACCCCCTGGGATGCGCGGTGTCCATCCGCGCGTTGGAGATCATGGAGGAGGAAGACCTGACTGCCAAGGCTGAGAAGCTCGGAAACATCTTCCGCGAGGGAATCAGAGCCTTCAACTCGCCCATTGTCGAGCTGGTGCGTGGAAAGGGTCTCCTCAACGCCGTGGTCATTGACGAGTCGGCTACCGCTGGCCGCACGGCCTGGGACCTGTGCCTGTTGTTGAAGGAGAAGGGTCTCCTG GCCAAGCCTACGCACGGCAACATCATCCGCTTCGCCCCTCCTTTGGTCATCACCGAGACCGAGCTTCGCAAGGCCATCAACATCATTGGCGAGGCGCTCAAGGAGCTCCCCACTGTCGAGAAGGCGGCGCACCACTAA